The proteins below come from a single Nocardioides eburneiflavus genomic window:
- a CDS encoding GAF and ANTAR domain-containing protein, whose protein sequence is MSEDRIVEASRRLSAALRPGDLDQTLANITAAAVEVLPDVRSSSLTIKHSDGRLETVAPTDGTLRKVDAAQYELQEGPCYEAAIDTVHVVSPHLAADDRFPRYAPVALRAGIKAQAGIRLFDAPDSSGALNLYSDKVGAFEDLGMLADLFAHQSAVALDYARRVDQLEEAVVNRQLIGQAVGMVMERFQVDDARAFGFLTRLSNQENIKLRHVAERLLATARDTPEE, encoded by the coding sequence ATGAGTGAGGACCGCATCGTCGAGGCATCCCGACGCCTGTCCGCCGCCCTTCGGCCCGGCGACCTGGACCAGACGCTCGCCAACATCACCGCGGCCGCTGTCGAGGTCCTGCCGGACGTACGGTCGAGCAGCCTGACCATCAAGCACTCCGACGGCCGGCTGGAGACGGTGGCCCCGACCGACGGCACCCTGCGGAAGGTCGACGCGGCGCAGTACGAGCTGCAGGAGGGACCCTGCTACGAGGCCGCGATCGACACCGTCCACGTCGTGTCGCCGCACCTCGCGGCCGATGACCGCTTCCCCCGGTACGCGCCCGTGGCCCTGCGGGCAGGGATCAAGGCGCAGGCCGGCATCCGCCTCTTCGACGCACCCGACTCGAGCGGCGCCCTGAACCTCTACTCCGACAAGGTCGGTGCCTTCGAGGACCTCGGGATGCTCGCCGACCTCTTCGCGCACCAGTCCGCCGTCGCGCTCGACTACGCCCGCAGGGTCGACCAGCTCGAGGAGGCGGTCGTCAACCGTCAGCTGATCGGTCAGGCGGTCGGGATGGTGATGGAGCGCTTCCAGGTCGACGACGCCCGCGCCTTCGGCTTCCTGACCCGCCTGTCGAACCAGGAGAACATCAAGCTGCGCCACGTCGCAGAGCGGCTCCTCGCCACGGCACGCGACACTCCAGAGGAGTGA
- a CDS encoding RNA polymerase sigma-70 factor, producing MIEDPFVAHRGLLFTVAYEMLGSAAEAEDVVQETWIRWDGIGADARGEVRDPRAFLVRMVTRKALDQLRASARRREQYVGEWLPEPLLTAPDVADDVALAESVSLAMLTVLETLTPVERAVFVLREVFDLPYAEIAEAVDKSVPAVRQIGHRAREHVAARRPRVEVQRSEQQQVVERFLAAVTQGDLQGLLDALAPDVVLVADGGGVAQATLHPVVGAKKVANLLRTFEKFGAGARIVPVTLNGSPGAKIVDVADGYDTAISLVVEAGRISRIYAIRNPAKLSGIDSEATLRR from the coding sequence GTGATCGAGGACCCGTTCGTCGCGCACCGCGGACTGCTCTTCACCGTCGCCTACGAGATGCTCGGCTCGGCCGCCGAGGCGGAGGACGTCGTGCAGGAGACGTGGATCCGCTGGGACGGGATCGGCGCCGACGCGCGCGGGGAGGTCCGCGACCCTCGCGCGTTCCTGGTGCGGATGGTCACCCGCAAGGCGCTCGACCAGCTCCGTGCCAGCGCGCGACGGCGCGAGCAGTACGTCGGCGAGTGGCTGCCCGAGCCGCTGCTGACAGCGCCGGACGTGGCCGACGACGTCGCGCTGGCGGAGAGCGTGTCGCTCGCGATGCTCACCGTGCTGGAGACGCTGACGCCGGTCGAGCGGGCAGTGTTCGTGCTGCGCGAGGTCTTCGACCTGCCGTACGCCGAGATCGCGGAGGCGGTCGACAAGTCCGTGCCCGCCGTACGCCAGATCGGTCACCGTGCCCGCGAGCACGTCGCCGCTCGTCGGCCGCGAGTGGAGGTCCAGCGAAGCGAGCAGCAGCAGGTCGTCGAGCGCTTCCTCGCCGCCGTCACCCAGGGCGATCTCCAGGGACTCCTCGACGCCCTCGCCCCCGACGTCGTGCTCGTCGCCGACGGCGGCGGCGTCGCGCAGGCGACCCTCCACCCCGTCGTCGGCGCGAAGAAGGTCGCCAACCTGCTCCGCACCTTCGAGAAGTTCGGCGCCGGCGCCCGCATCGTCCCCGTCACCCTCAACGGCTCGCCCGGCGCCAAGATCGTCGACGTCGCCGACGGCTACGACACCGCCATCAGCCTCGTCGTCGAGGCCGGCCGCATCTCCCGGATCTACGCCATCCGCAACCCGGCGAAGCTCAGCGGCATCGACAGCGAGGCGACGCTCCGCCGGTGA
- a CDS encoding PadR family transcriptional regulator: protein MSTPKLTPTSYVVLGMVSMRGPSTSYDLKGAVNRSVGYFWPFPHAQLYSEPKRLVDLGLLEVHQEEGGRRRQLYSATPAGLEALRSWLGEPTREQMQVRDVAELKLFFAEFAKAEDVLQLAREQVEQHRERIKVYEGIQERYRGREDVADRMVPLGLGLAMEHAALDFWEKLEEERS from the coding sequence GTGTCAACACCGAAACTGACCCCTACCTCCTACGTCGTGCTGGGCATGGTGTCGATGCGGGGACCGTCGACGTCGTACGACCTCAAGGGGGCCGTCAATCGTTCCGTCGGCTACTTCTGGCCCTTTCCCCATGCCCAGCTGTACTCCGAACCGAAGCGGCTGGTCGACCTGGGCCTCCTCGAGGTGCACCAGGAGGAGGGTGGTCGACGGCGTCAGCTCTACTCAGCCACGCCGGCAGGGCTCGAGGCACTCAGGTCCTGGCTGGGTGAGCCCACCCGCGAGCAGATGCAGGTGCGGGACGTTGCCGAGCTCAAGCTCTTCTTCGCGGAGTTCGCCAAGGCCGAGGACGTCCTGCAGCTGGCGCGAGAGCAGGTCGAGCAGCACCGCGAGCGCATCAAGGTCTACGAGGGGATCCAGGAGCGGTACCGGGGCCGCGAGGACGTGGCAGACCGCATGGTTCCCCTGGGACTCGGCCTTGCGATGGAGCACGCCGCCCTCGACTTCTGGGAGAAGCTCGAGGAGGAACGTAGCTGA
- a CDS encoding benzoate/H(+) symporter BenE family transporter, with protein sequence MSAGLVAAIFGCTGPALIIINGASGAGLSDELITSWIFGIYVFGGLISLTLGLYYKMPITGAWSIPGAVLVVGALADFEFSEMVGAFLVAGVLVLALGLTGLIRRVAAWLPAPIVMAMIAGALIRFGTGVVDAGVSTPVIVIAAVVGYLLLTRFVRSVPGVVGALVLGIVAAMVTGAFGSTSADFALSAPQLVAPAFDINAILAVAIPLAVLVIGAENAQATGVLMAEKYRPPVNAMTLISGAGGILAPLFGGHNANIAGPMTAICSSEQAGEDEDGRYVATVVNGILFALFGVFAGVAVALVSALPPTLIAAVAGLAMIGVLISAFRGAFGVTGFQTGAFAALVIAMSGVTILNISAPFWALLGGVLVSLAVESKDFKVGADHRSEG encoded by the coding sequence GTGAGCGCCGGCCTGGTGGCCGCGATCTTCGGTTGCACGGGTCCCGCCCTGATCATCATCAACGGGGCCAGTGGAGCTGGGCTGTCCGACGAGCTCATCACGTCCTGGATCTTCGGCATCTACGTCTTCGGCGGACTCATCTCGCTCACCCTCGGGCTCTACTACAAGATGCCCATCACGGGCGCCTGGAGCATCCCCGGTGCGGTTCTCGTGGTCGGCGCGCTTGCAGACTTCGAGTTCAGCGAGATGGTCGGCGCCTTCTTGGTGGCGGGAGTGTTGGTACTCGCGCTGGGCCTCACCGGGCTGATCCGTCGCGTCGCCGCGTGGCTCCCGGCGCCCATCGTGATGGCGATGATCGCCGGCGCGCTGATCCGATTCGGCACGGGCGTGGTCGACGCAGGTGTCAGCACGCCGGTGATCGTGATCGCCGCCGTGGTCGGATACCTGCTGCTCACCCGATTCGTCAGGTCCGTGCCTGGCGTGGTCGGTGCGCTGGTGCTCGGCATCGTCGCTGCGATGGTCACGGGGGCCTTCGGGTCCACCAGCGCCGACTTCGCGCTGTCGGCCCCCCAGCTCGTCGCGCCGGCGTTCGACATCAATGCCATCCTGGCTGTGGCCATCCCGCTTGCCGTGCTGGTCATCGGCGCCGAGAACGCCCAGGCCACCGGGGTGCTGATGGCTGAGAAGTACCGGCCTCCGGTCAACGCGATGACCCTGATCAGTGGCGCCGGCGGCATCCTGGCCCCGCTCTTCGGCGGCCACAACGCGAACATCGCGGGGCCGATGACTGCCATCTGCTCCTCGGAGCAGGCCGGCGAGGACGAGGACGGACGCTACGTCGCCACGGTGGTCAACGGCATCCTGTTCGCGCTCTTCGGCGTCTTCGCCGGTGTCGCGGTCGCTCTCGTGTCGGCCCTGCCCCCGACGTTGATCGCCGCTGTGGCCGGGTTGGCGATGATCGGAGTACTGATCTCGGCGTTCCGCGGCGCCTTCGGTGTCACCGGGTTCCAGACGGGTGCGTTCGCCGCGCTCGTGATCGCGATGAGCGGCGTCACCATCCTCAACATCTCCGCTCCGTTCTGGGCACTGCTCGGCGGAGTCCTGGTGTCCCTCGCCGTCGAGTCCAAGGACTTCAAGGTAGGCGCCGACCACCGTTCCGAAGGTTGA
- a CDS encoding DUF4190 domain-containing protein, with amino-acid sequence MSQTDQPTYAPNPGYQPPAPVKGSNGLATAGFVLGLLGLLGSWIPFLNILGIILGVLGVVLAGVGLAKSKKANAGKGLAIAGIVLGALAVIFAVLINALFVSAVDEAIDETTKTSVKAPKSGDEAASNEDGASDAELGTTRDNPAPLGSEITGDDWTVAINSVKTVAVDSLGSKAAAGSVLLSINMTATYTGNDEQGSTAWATVNFVSPDGTTIDSTSGSTMFIAENEFDSLKTVYNGASIKGDQLLEVPANWQDGVLAVSPGMLSDDTFVAVK; translated from the coding sequence ATGTCTCAGACCGATCAACCGACGTATGCTCCGAACCCCGGCTACCAGCCGCCAGCGCCGGTGAAGGGCAGCAATGGACTCGCGACTGCGGGCTTCGTGCTGGGCCTCTTGGGCCTGCTGGGCTCGTGGATTCCATTCCTCAACATCCTCGGCATCATCCTGGGCGTCCTCGGCGTCGTCCTTGCCGGTGTCGGACTCGCCAAGTCGAAGAAGGCGAACGCGGGCAAGGGCCTGGCCATCGCTGGCATCGTGCTCGGTGCCCTCGCGGTCATCTTCGCCGTCCTCATCAACGCACTGTTCGTCAGCGCGGTTGACGAGGCCATCGACGAGACCACCAAGACGTCCGTCAAGGCGCCGAAGTCGGGCGACGAGGCCGCCTCGAACGAGGACGGGGCCTCGGACGCCGAGCTCGGCACGACGCGCGACAACCCCGCGCCCCTCGGCTCGGAGATCACCGGCGACGACTGGACGGTGGCCATCAACTCCGTCAAGACCGTCGCGGTCGACTCCCTCGGCTCCAAGGCGGCGGCCGGATCAGTCCTGCTGTCGATCAACATGACCGCCACCTACACCGGCAACGACGAGCAGGGCTCGACCGCGTGGGCGACCGTGAACTTCGTCAGCCCGGACGGCACCACGATCGACTCCACCAGCGGCTCGACGATGTTCATTGCCGAGAACGAGTTCGACTCGCTCAAGACCGTCTACAACGGTGCGTCGATCAAGGGCGACCAGCTCCTCGAGGTTCCGGCCAACTGGCAGGACGGCGTACTCGCCGTGTCGCCCGGCATGCTGAGCGACGACACCTTCGTCGCAGTGAAGTAG
- a CDS encoding CocE/NonD family hydrolase, which yields MSRARVPMRDGVQLLTHVYSPLSGSSGTVLLRTPYGLDGPIAQLTAGFFAGHGYRVVNQGCRGTSGSGGELDPFGQERADGADAVAWLRRQPWLDGRFALWGASYLGHAAWAVMADPPPELVAAVVAISGHDAHRGAHGTGAFSLEEVVGLMDALGHLEDGAIRQVARAATSSRRLRPAYEDLPLVNAQDTVFAGSRMPYADWLLASDAESPVWRDLRLGLALERVTVPVLLQAGWQDRFPTQMLEEYDRLRERDVEVGLTIGPWTHVETATKGGAIIMAEALDWLAVHLAGAGGPARPSPVRIFVTGAREWRNLEAWPPPTGERVFHLQPGGGLGVTAPPSSAGPTTFTYDPSDPTPAVGGQVINPAIGGRRDNRRLEGRPDVATFTSPPLTEPLEVVGSPVVEVVHETDNPYADLFVRVCEVEQDGRSVNVSDGFVRLGPDDANGTITLRLDAVAHRFTPGNRLRLQVSGGAHPRYARNLGTDQDPATSTDLAPSTRKICHGDGGFSRVHLPCSRRT from the coding sequence GTGAGCCGCGCGCGTGTCCCCATGCGTGACGGCGTGCAGCTCCTGACCCACGTGTACTCACCGCTCAGCGGGTCGTCGGGCACGGTGCTCCTGCGCACGCCGTACGGCCTCGACGGGCCCATCGCGCAGCTCACAGCCGGGTTCTTCGCCGGCCACGGCTACCGGGTCGTGAACCAGGGCTGCCGCGGGACGTCCGGCTCCGGAGGGGAGCTCGACCCGTTCGGCCAGGAGAGGGCCGACGGCGCCGACGCGGTCGCCTGGCTGCGTCGACAACCCTGGCTCGACGGCCGCTTCGCGCTCTGGGGAGCGTCCTACCTGGGGCACGCGGCATGGGCGGTGATGGCGGACCCTCCCCCGGAGCTGGTGGCTGCGGTGGTCGCCATCTCCGGGCACGACGCCCACCGGGGGGCGCACGGCACCGGGGCCTTCTCCCTCGAGGAGGTCGTGGGCCTCATGGACGCCCTGGGTCACCTGGAGGACGGAGCGATCAGGCAGGTCGCACGCGCGGCGACGTCGAGCCGCCGGCTGAGGCCGGCGTACGAGGACCTCCCCCTCGTCAACGCGCAGGACACCGTCTTCGCCGGCAGCCGCATGCCGTACGCCGACTGGCTCCTGGCGTCCGACGCCGAGAGTCCTGTGTGGCGCGACCTGCGCCTGGGCCTGGCGCTCGAGCGGGTCACCGTGCCGGTCCTGCTCCAGGCAGGGTGGCAGGACCGGTTCCCCACCCAGATGCTCGAGGAGTACGACCGGCTGCGGGAGCGCGACGTCGAGGTGGGACTCACCATCGGACCGTGGACCCACGTCGAGACGGCCACCAAGGGCGGCGCCATCATCATGGCCGAAGCACTGGACTGGCTCGCCGTGCACCTCGCCGGGGCCGGTGGGCCGGCACGACCGAGCCCGGTGCGGATCTTCGTGACCGGCGCCCGGGAGTGGCGCAACCTGGAGGCCTGGCCGCCGCCGACCGGCGAACGGGTGTTCCACCTCCAGCCAGGCGGTGGTCTGGGCGTCACCGCGCCGCCCTCCTCTGCCGGTCCGACGACGTTCACGTACGACCCTTCCGATCCCACCCCGGCGGTCGGCGGCCAGGTGATCAACCCGGCGATCGGCGGTCGCCGCGACAACCGGAGGCTCGAGGGACGGCCGGACGTGGCGACGTTCACCAGCCCACCGCTGACCGAACCCCTGGAAGTGGTCGGGAGTCCAGTGGTCGAGGTCGTCCACGAGACCGACAACCCGTACGCCGACCTCTTCGTGCGCGTGTGCGAGGTGGAGCAGGACGGCCGGTCCGTCAACGTGAGCGACGGGTTCGTGAGGCTGGGGCCGGACGATGCGAACGGGACCATCACCCTCCGGCTCGACGCCGTGGCGCATCGCTTCACCCCCGGCAACCGCCTCCGCCTGCAGGTCTCCGGTGGAGCGCACCCGCGGTACGCCAGGAACCTGGGCACGGACCAGGATCCGGCGACCAGCACGGACCTGGCGCCGTCGACGAGGAAGATCTGCCACGGCGACGGCGGGTTCTCGCGAGTGCACCTGCCCTGCTCACGGCGGACCTAG
- a CDS encoding pyridoxal phosphate-dependent aminotransferase — MASRLAHIPGIGVNVVGDRADALADPAMLRLENLDTDLRPPERALELTRSAVDRDDANSYLPFEGHHDLRAAAAAHVGRLAGRHYDPASECVSVAGGLNGVFNALLAITEPGDEVVIADPIYAGLVNRIRLAGAVPVHVPGVATAHGWTTDPQQLAAAIGPRTAAVLLMGPAMPTGAVFDETHLDAIAAPVLEHDAWVLYDAAMERIRFDGLPVVHPAGHPQLSDRVITVGSASKELRMIGWRVGWVVAPEQVLADIALVGLTNVVCQVGIAQQAVAAALSAPDAAEDVAAATRTLQQRCELVLDQLSDYPLVPPDGGWSLLVDAGQLGLTPAEASARLFDRGRVAATPMDGWGPSGGRYLRLVFANEPVARLADLRDRFSAAFD; from the coding sequence ATGGCCAGCCGGCTGGCACACATCCCCGGCATCGGGGTCAACGTGGTGGGCGATCGCGCCGACGCCCTCGCGGACCCGGCGATGCTGCGCCTGGAGAACCTGGACACCGACCTGCGGCCACCGGAGCGTGCGCTGGAGCTGACTCGATCCGCTGTCGACCGGGACGACGCCAACAGCTATCTCCCCTTCGAGGGCCACCACGACCTGAGGGCCGCTGCCGCCGCCCACGTCGGGAGGCTCGCAGGGCGCCACTACGACCCCGCGAGCGAGTGCGTCAGCGTGGCCGGCGGCCTGAACGGCGTCTTCAATGCGTTGCTGGCCATCACCGAGCCCGGGGACGAGGTCGTGATCGCCGATCCGATCTACGCCGGGTTGGTCAACCGCATCCGGCTGGCCGGCGCAGTGCCCGTCCACGTCCCCGGCGTGGCCACCGCTCACGGATGGACCACCGACCCGCAGCAGCTCGCGGCCGCCATCGGGCCTCGTACGGCAGCCGTGCTGCTGATGGGACCGGCGATGCCGACCGGCGCGGTCTTCGACGAGACACACCTCGACGCGATCGCCGCGCCCGTGCTCGAGCACGACGCGTGGGTGCTGTACGACGCCGCGATGGAACGCATCCGCTTCGACGGCCTGCCGGTCGTGCACCCCGCCGGCCATCCGCAGCTCTCGGACCGGGTGATCACGGTCGGTTCCGCCTCGAAGGAGCTGCGGATGATCGGGTGGCGGGTCGGCTGGGTCGTGGCCCCCGAGCAGGTGCTGGCCGACATCGCCCTCGTCGGGCTGACGAACGTCGTCTGCCAGGTCGGCATCGCCCAGCAGGCCGTCGCGGCGGCGCTCTCGGCCCCGGACGCGGCCGAGGACGTCGCCGCAGCCACGAGGACGCTCCAGCAACGCTGCGAGCTGGTCCTCGACCAGCTCTCCGACTATCCGCTGGTGCCACCCGACGGCGGCTGGTCGTTGCTGGTCGACGCGGGCCAGCTCGGACTCACGCCGGCGGAGGCCTCGGCCCGGCTGTTCGACCGCGGCCGGGTCGCCGCCACGCCGATGGACGGCTGGGGCCCGTCCGGTGGCCGCTACCTCCGCCTGGTGTTCGCCAACGAGCCCGTCGCGAGGCTGGCCGATCTCCGTGACCGGTTCAGTGCTGCGTTCGACTGA
- a CDS encoding carboxymuconolactone decarboxylase family protein: MSGTARIPAAEITGFKGWLIKRFARRTLGTVPTSIGVYWHHQQVLMDMASVGTKVKKWDRCDEQLKSFAHMAVASRVGCTWCLDFNYFEAHNRDLDMDKAREVPRWRESEVFSPLERDVLEYAEAMTETEPSVTDELVESLRSQLGEAGVLELTAVVAFANFTTRSNVALGIESDGFADACGLKPLAQPTTPSAAVGS; encoded by the coding sequence ATGTCTGGAACGGCCCGCATCCCCGCTGCCGAGATCACCGGCTTCAAGGGCTGGCTCATCAAGCGCTTCGCCCGCAGGACGCTGGGCACGGTGCCCACGTCGATCGGCGTCTACTGGCACCACCAGCAGGTGCTGATGGACATGGCTTCGGTCGGCACCAAGGTCAAGAAGTGGGACAGGTGCGACGAGCAGCTCAAGTCGTTCGCCCACATGGCCGTCGCCTCGCGCGTCGGCTGCACCTGGTGCCTCGACTTCAACTACTTCGAGGCGCACAACAGGGACCTCGACATGGACAAGGCCCGCGAGGTGCCGCGCTGGCGCGAGTCGGAGGTGTTCTCGCCGCTGGAGCGCGACGTGCTCGAGTACGCCGAGGCGATGACCGAGACCGAGCCGTCGGTGACCGACGAGCTCGTCGAGTCGCTGCGGTCACAGCTCGGTGAGGCCGGGGTGCTCGAGCTCACCGCGGTCGTCGCGTTCGCCAACTTCACCACCCGCAGCAACGTCGCGCTCGGCATCGAGTCCGACGGCTTCGCCGACGCGTGCGGCCTGAAGCCCCTGGCCCAGCCGACCACGCCGTCGGCCGCCGTAGGGTCGTGA
- a CDS encoding AMP-binding protein encodes MDLATALRWTTERYPHRRAVGGAAPMSYAEWDARTERYAHALHDLGAAEGSRAIFMLQGGEPLATLHLAAQKARIASLPLSTRFGTEELACCIGDCDPALIAVDEHTYDLVVRAVETVEKPPPLVWAGHPDHAPAGVPSVARPADRAPSTIVPAKPRGEDISVMLYTSGTTGRPKGVPRTHRAEHYAALAHLVQTGHGPGEVTLGVMPLFHTMGLRSLLATVLSAGTWVPQAKFDADEALELIVGEQVSALYLVPTMYWSLMHGDRLGEATSLRNLAYAGASMTPTLAQRLVRTVNPARFVNHYGSTEIYTFTIGPDNISKPGCAGRAGLFSRIRLVDPDPGASPDQVVPDGERGQVIASLDSPEAFAGYWNRPDADARAIRDGWYFTNDLAVADEDGDLWVSGRVDDMINSGGENLYPEEIEHALAACPDLEEVIVAATPHDKWGQAVTAFVVGRPGDSAEATLSKVEQFAREGSGLPSLKRPKRYVVVDQIPKSAVGKILRRRLTAGEFETLADTEGGASA; translated from the coding sequence ATGGATCTTGCGACAGCCCTCCGGTGGACCACCGAGAGATATCCGCATCGTCGCGCAGTCGGCGGCGCCGCTCCGATGTCCTACGCCGAGTGGGACGCGCGCACCGAGCGCTACGCCCACGCCCTGCACGACCTCGGAGCAGCCGAGGGGAGCCGCGCCATCTTCATGCTCCAGGGGGGCGAGCCCTTGGCCACCCTGCACCTGGCTGCACAGAAGGCTCGGATCGCGTCCCTGCCACTCTCCACGCGCTTCGGCACGGAGGAGCTCGCATGCTGCATCGGCGACTGCGATCCCGCACTCATCGCCGTGGACGAGCACACCTACGACCTCGTCGTCCGAGCAGTGGAGACGGTCGAAAAGCCTCCGCCCCTCGTGTGGGCGGGTCATCCGGACCACGCTCCCGCAGGGGTTCCCTCGGTGGCGCGACCCGCTGACCGGGCGCCGAGCACGATCGTCCCTGCGAAGCCACGGGGCGAAGACATCAGCGTCATGCTGTACACCTCCGGGACGACCGGACGCCCCAAGGGCGTTCCGCGCACCCACCGGGCCGAGCACTACGCGGCGCTGGCGCACCTGGTGCAGACCGGCCACGGTCCCGGTGAGGTGACCCTCGGTGTCATGCCGCTGTTCCACACGATGGGTCTCCGCAGCCTGCTGGCGACCGTCCTGTCGGCGGGGACCTGGGTGCCGCAGGCCAAGTTCGATGCTGACGAGGCGCTCGAGCTGATCGTCGGCGAGCAGGTCAGCGCTCTCTACCTCGTCCCCACGATGTACTGGAGCCTGATGCACGGCGACCGACTCGGCGAAGCCACGTCGCTGCGCAATCTGGCCTACGCCGGCGCCTCCATGACGCCGACTCTTGCGCAGCGGCTCGTGCGGACGGTGAATCCTGCGCGCTTCGTCAACCACTACGGCAGTACCGAGATCTACACGTTCACGATCGGCCCCGACAACATCAGCAAGCCCGGCTGTGCTGGACGAGCCGGGTTGTTCTCCCGGATCAGGCTCGTCGACCCCGATCCAGGGGCGAGCCCTGACCAGGTCGTGCCGGACGGTGAACGCGGGCAGGTGATCGCGTCCTTGGACAGTCCCGAGGCATTCGCCGGCTACTGGAACCGGCCCGACGCCGACGCCAGGGCCATCCGGGACGGCTGGTACTTCACCAACGACCTCGCCGTCGCCGACGAGGACGGTGACCTGTGGGTCTCGGGCCGCGTCGACGACATGATCAACTCGGGCGGCGAGAACCTCTACCCCGAGGAGATCGAGCACGCACTTGCCGCCTGCCCGGACCTGGAAGAGGTCATCGTCGCAGCCACCCCGCACGACAAGTGGGGTCAGGCGGTCACCGCGTTCGTCGTGGGACGCCCCGGGGACTCGGCCGAGGCAACGCTCTCGAAGGTCGAGCAGTTCGCCCGGGAGGGGTCGGGGCTGCCGTCGCTGAAGCGGCCCAAGCGGTACGTCGTGGTGGACCAGATCCCCAAGTCCGCTGTCGGCAAGATCCTTCGCCGTCGACTCACCGCAGGTGAGTTCGAGACCCTGGCCGACACCGAGGGAGGTGCTTCCGCGTGA
- a CDS encoding helix-turn-helix domain-containing protein encodes MNAQMQALASSVRSLRLQRGLSTVELSRRAGVARATLAQIEASGGNPTLETLYALANALDAPLADLIATPRGAGAPRVVRSEEGPHVVGDAVEAWLLETVTSARASLEIYDVRLHGTTAQVSAAHPRGTQEHLHLHSGRVRVGPTAEAVELSAGDYISFDAGQEHVYQRLSGSDVRGTLLITRPGP; translated from the coding sequence ATGAATGCGCAGATGCAGGCGCTGGCGTCCTCCGTGCGCAGCCTCAGGCTCCAGCGCGGACTCTCGACGGTCGAGCTGTCCCGACGCGCCGGGGTGGCGCGTGCGACCCTCGCCCAGATCGAGGCGAGTGGCGGCAACCCCACGCTCGAGACCCTCTACGCGCTCGCCAACGCGCTCGACGCGCCGCTGGCCGATCTCATCGCGACGCCGCGTGGAGCCGGAGCGCCGCGCGTCGTCCGTTCGGAGGAGGGGCCCCACGTCGTCGGCGACGCGGTGGAGGCCTGGTTGCTCGAGACGGTCACCAGTGCGCGAGCCTCGCTGGAGATCTACGACGTCCGCCTGCACGGCACGACGGCCCAGGTGTCGGCGGCGCACCCTCGGGGCACGCAGGAGCACCTGCACCTCCACTCGGGCCGGGTCCGCGTGGGACCGACGGCCGAGGCAGTCGAGCTGTCCGCAGGGGACTACATCTCGTTCGACGCCGGCCAGGAGCACGTCTACCAGCGCCTCAGCGGGAGCGACGTACGGGGAACCCTGCTCATCACCCGCCCGGGACCCTAG